The Bifidobacterium eulemuris genome includes a window with the following:
- a CDS encoding ABC transporter permease, with the protein MSNLLRLLGRRLIALPFMAFGVTLLVFFLMSFSQYDPAVAALGENSSPEALAAFRHDMGYDLPWWQQFWNYIVGLFHGDMGVYGVNKDSVAARVATAFPITLQLTFIGLIIAIIFAVIFGVLAALYRDTWVDQAIRVVSIIAIATPSFWLGVLLIYVLQIKLAWLPGSGDLVPFFQNPGAYLERMAMPSFALGLPVAGQLTRIIRTSMVEELDKDYVRTAIGAGVPKPVVVARNVFRNALITPVTTLGMKIGYLMGGAIVIEVIFALPGMGTAMFDGINGNQPMLVQGVVLVVALAFIIINIIVDLLYVLINPRIRTV; encoded by the coding sequence ATGAGCAACCTGCTGCGTCTTCTGGGCAGACGATTGATAGCCCTACCATTCATGGCATTCGGAGTCACCCTTCTGGTGTTCTTCCTGATGTCCTTCTCCCAATACGATCCCGCCGTCGCCGCGCTGGGCGAGAACTCCTCGCCCGAAGCGCTCGCCGCCTTCCGCCACGACATGGGCTACGACCTGCCCTGGTGGCAACAGTTTTGGAACTACATCGTCGGACTCTTCCATGGAGACATGGGCGTGTACGGCGTCAACAAGGACTCCGTGGCCGCCCGCGTGGCCACCGCCTTCCCCATCACCCTGCAACTGACTTTCATCGGCCTGATCATCGCCATCATCTTCGCCGTGATCTTCGGCGTACTCGCCGCGCTCTACCGCGACACCTGGGTCGACCAAGCCATCCGCGTCGTCTCCATCATCGCCATCGCCACCCCGTCGTTCTGGCTGGGCGTGCTGCTGATCTACGTGCTGCAGATCAAACTCGCGTGGCTGCCCGGATCGGGTGACTTGGTGCCGTTCTTCCAAAACCCCGGCGCATATCTCGAACGCATGGCGATGCCGTCGTTCGCGCTGGGACTGCCGGTCGCCGGCCAGCTCACCCGTATCATCCGCACCTCGATGGTCGAGGAGCTCGACAAGGACTACGTGCGCACCGCCATCGGCGCCGGCGTGCCCAAACCCGTGGTCGTGGCGCGCAACGTATTCCGCAACGCGCTTATCACCCCGGTCACCACCCTCGGCATGAAGATCGGCTACCTTATGGGCGGCGCGATCGTCATCGAGGTCATCTTCGCGCTGCCCGGCATGGGCACCGCGATGTTCGACGGCATCAACGGCAATCAGCCGATGCTGGTGCAAGGCGTGGTGCTGGTGGTGGCGCTCGCGTTCATCATCATCAACATCATCGTTGATCTGCTCTATGTGCTCATCAACCCGAGAATCAGGACGGTGTGA